One window of the Populus trichocarpa isolate Nisqually-1 chromosome 9, P.trichocarpa_v4.1, whole genome shotgun sequence genome contains the following:
- the LOC7460095 gene encoding geranylgeranyl diphosphate reductase, chloroplastic, giving the protein MAALALTHNLHFTPTLPLKAIKQHQQPKPKTLTITATSSSPLSGRKLRAAVIGGGPAGSSAAEALAAGGVETFLFERSPSTAKPCGGAIPLCMIDEFSIPLHLIDRHVTRMKIISPSNLTVDFGSKTLKSHEFIPMLRREVLDSFLRSRAQSNGAQFITGLVTDIEVPDFLSSKPYVIHHTINNCKRSLAVDLIVGADGANSRVAKIINAGNYRCAIAFQERIKLPDEKMEYYHNLAEMYVGNDVSPDFYAWVFPKCDHVAVGTGTACARRDIKVYQRGIRERVKEKIKGGRVIKVEAHPIPEQPRPRRVRGRVALVGDAAGYVTKCSGEGIYFAAKSGRMCGEAIVKASEGGERMVSEEDLRREYLREWDNKYVNTFRFLDLLQRVFYGSNVGREALVELCGDEYVQRMTFDSYLYKKMASGDRWDDVKLVLNTFGSFMRCKVVGREMEALKL; this is encoded by the coding sequence ATGGCCGCACTAGCACTAACCCACAACCTTCATTTCACTCCAACCCTACCTCTCAAAGCCATAAAACAACACCAGcaaccaaaacccaaaactcTAACAATCACCGCCACCTCATCCAGCCCCCTCTCTGGCCGCAAACTCCGCGCCGCTGTGATCGGCGGCGGCCCAGCAGGTTCATCCGCCGCAGAAGCCTTAGCCGCCGGAGGAGTTGAAACCTTCCTCTTCGAGCGTAGCCCTTCCACAGCTAAGCCATGTGGTGGAGCCATCCCTCTTTGCATGATCGACGAGTTTTCCATCCCTCTTCACCTCATCGACCGACATGTCACTCGCATGAAGATCATCTCTCCTTCGAACCTGACCGTTGATTTCGGATCGAAAACATTAAAGTCTCATGAGTTTATCCCCATGTTGCGCCGCGAAGTACTGGATTCTTTTCTCCGGTCTCGTGCTCAATCCAACGGTGCTCAATTTATCACTGGCCTTGTCACGGATATTGAGGTGCCtgattttttatcttcaaaaccGTATGTTATCCACCACACTATTAATAATTGTAAACGATCATTAGCCGTTGATTTGATTGTCGGGGCTGATGGGGCTAATAGCAGGGTAGCGAAGATTATTAATGCAGGGAATTACAGATGTGCCATTGCTTTTCAAGAGAGGATCAAATTACCGGATGAGAAAATGGAGTATTATCATAATCTCGCAGAAATGTATGTTGGGAATGACGTGTCGCCTGACTTTTACGCGTGGGTGTTTCCAAAATGCGACCACGTGGCGGTGGGGACGGGCACGGCGTGTGCGAGGCGGGATATTAAGGTGTATCAAAGAGGGATCAGGGAGAGGGTTAAGGAGAAGATTAAGGGTGGCAGAGTGATTAAAGTGGAGGCTCACCCAATCCCGGAGCAACCGCGTCCGAGGCGTGTGCGTGGACGTGTGGCGCTTGTTGGGGACGCGGCGGGGTATGTGACCAAGTGTTCGGGAGAAGGAATATATTTCGCGGCGAAATCCGGTAGAATGTGCGGGGAGGCTATTGTGAAGGCTTCAGAAGGGGGGGAGAGGATGGTCAGTGAGGAGGATTTGAGGAGGGAGTACTTGAGAGAATGGGATAACAAGTATGTGAATACTTTCAGGTTCTTGGATTTGTTGCAAAGAGTGTTTTATGGGAGTAATGTGGGTAGAGAGGCATTGGTGGAGTTATGTGGGGATGAGTATGTGCAGAGGATGACATTTGATAGTTACTTGTACAAGAAGATGGCTAGTGGAGATAGATGGGATGATGTGAAATTG
- the LOC7460094 gene encoding GDSL esterase/lipase At1g71250 encodes MAKRLQTRTTSSRRRAAMVFLYLLLAILMSSIGLVHGQFLPNTPSVMENGSHVSALYLMGDSSVDCGKNSLFYPLLRRNLSLLPCNGSDSTLLPHLLAQKMGLPNSQPFNSQNGSIEGLIKGVNYGSAHATIISPSSQSHSSFNQQLRQVYETFQLLQLQLGQDIAQDFIKSSMFYLSFGKDDYVDLFLRNSSGVMLKYSGQEFARILVNQMVHAIRTLYDANVRKIISTGILPLGCTPRVVWEWYNSTAIHHGMGCVEEINELVLQYNTMLNEHIVELNVELPDAKIIFCDVYQGMMEVITNPTLFGFRDTKNACCGLGHHGAEIGCVSAETACNQSSAHVWWDLYNPTQALNSLLADSAWSGHPLPGICRPITVQELVSTSHLITGVPSK; translated from the exons ATGGCTAAAAGGCTGCAGACCAGAACAACATCATCAAGAAGAAGAGCAGCAATGGTGTTTCTATATCTTCTTCTTGCTATCTTAATGAGCTCGATCGGTCTAGTGCATGGACAATTCTTGCCAAATACACCCTCTGTAATGGAAAATGGATCACATGTATCTGCATTGTACTTAATGGGTGATTCTTCTGTTGACTGTGGAAAGAACAGTCTCTTTTACCCTCTCCTTCGCAGAAATCTTTCTTTGCTTCCTTGTAATGGGTCGGACTCCACCCTTCTTCCTCATCTTCTAg CTCAGAAGATGGGCTTGCCTAATTCCCAGCCATTCAACAGTCAGAATGGATCGATTGAAGGGCTAATAAAAGGTGTGAATTATGGTTCAGCGCATGCAACAATCATAAGCCCCAGCAGCCAGAGCCACTCCTCTTTTAACCAACAGCTGCGCCAAGTATACGAGACCTTCCAGTTGTTGCAGCTTCAGCTTGGACAGGACATAGCCCAAGATTTTATCAAATCCTCCATGTTCTATCTTTCCTTTGGAAAAGATGACTATGTTGACCTCTTTCTGAGGAATTCTTCAGGCGTGATGCTCAAGTACAGTGGCCAAGAATTTGCTCGCATTCTGGTCAACCAGATGGTTCATGCTATACGGACCCTTTACGATGCAAATGTGAGGAAGATCATAAGCACAGGAATATTGCCGCTGGGATGCACTCCACGCGTGGTATGGGAGTGGTATAATTCAACTGCTATTCATCATGGAATGGGTTGTGTAGAAGAGATCAACGAGTTGGTTTTGCAATACAATACAATGCTTAATGAGCATATTGTGGAGCTCAATGTGGAATTACCTGACGCTAAGATAATTTTCTGTGATGTATACCAGGGAATGATGGAGGTCATAACCAACCCAACACTCTTCG GATTTAGGGATACAAAGAATGCGTGCTGTGGGCTCGGTCATCATGGTGCAGAGATTGGCTGTGTTTCTGCAGAGACGGCCTGCAACCAATCTTCAGCTCATGTCTGGTGGGATCTTTACAATCCTACACAAGCATTGAACTCCTTGCTTGCTGATTCAGCCTGGTCTGGCCATCCCTTGCCCGGCATTTGTCGTCCTATCACAGTCCAGGAATTGGTGTCCACTTCACATTTGATCACCGGAGTGCCATCCAAGTGA
- the LOC7478587 gene encoding F-box/WD-40 repeat-containing protein At5g21040 → MAFECQKSTEVSKSLAICVEKSNSNTEHLEISKSPLDCYPKKGILSSLSSKQLSCNDVLLNCRRSITDLPPALISEILSCLDPQELGIVSCVSRVLNSLATENSVWKEVYGERWGLPIVPAPLGAGVSNEKSWKELFVEREYRSKIFLSRYSIDTLHGHTEAVRTVSLLASAKLIFTSGYDMIVRMWDMEDGLYIASSRPLGCTIRAVAADTKLLVAGGTDGFIQGWRAVEGLKHLFDLKGSEVPNTEFRIWEHEGPITSLALDPTRIYSGSWDMTVRIWDRSSLECIKILRHGDWVWSLVPHDTTVASTSGSDVYVWDTNSGTLLTVIHSAHVGNTYSLARSHTEDFIFTGGEDGAMHMFEITGPKPEANVFKVATWMPHSGPVYSLAFEFPWLVSASSDGRLSLVDVRKLLRTNRRSLRKNVSRVTDKDRNNVEPPQRMLHGFGPNLFSVDVGADRIVCGGEEGVVRIWNFSKALERERTARAMRGIRLENRMRRRRLQIEMSSKGGRTDQCSVAAKKNPMHVDKSGVWRNKHGMSGKLKA, encoded by the coding sequence ATGGCATTTGAATGCCAAAAGAGCACTGAGGTGTCGAAAAGTCTTGCCATTTGTGTTGAAAAAAGTAATTCCAATACGGAACATCTTGAAATTTCGAAGTCTCCTTTAGACTGTTACCCTAAGAAGGGGATTTTAAGCAGTTTGAGTTCAAAACAGCTTTCTTGTAATGATGTTTTGCTCAATTGTCGCCGGTCAATTACCGACCTTCCTCCGGCATTGATTTCTGAGATTCTTAGTTGCCTTGATCCTCAAGAGCTTGGTATAGTTTCATGTGTATCGAGAGTACTTAATAGTCTTGCAACCGAGAATAGTGTTTGGAAGGAAGTATATGGTGAGAGATGGGGACTCCCTATAGTTCCTGCACCATTGGGTGCAGGGGTTTCAAATGAGAAGTCATGGAAGGAACTGTTTGTGGAGAGGGAGTACAGGAGTAAGATTTTTTTGAGTCGTTATAGCATTGATACTTTGCATGGGCATACTGAAGCAGTTAGAACAGTTTCTCTATTGGCTTCTGCCAAGCTCATTTTTACCTCTGGGTATGATATGATTGTGCGAATGTGGGACATGGAAGACGGGTTGTATATTGCATCATCACGGCCTCTTGGTTGCACTATACGAGCAGTTGCAGCGGACACGAAGCTGTTGGTTGCTGGTGGTACTGATGGTTTTATTCAAGGCTGGAGGGCAGTTGAGGGTCTCAAGCACTTGTTTGACCTTAAAGGTTCTGAGGTGCCAAACACTGAATTTAGAATTTGGGAGCATGAGGGACCTATAACCTCTCTTGCCTTGGACCCCACAAGGATTTATAGTGGGTCATGGGACATGACTGTTCGTATATGGGATCGTTCCTCACTTGAATGCATAAAGATCTTGAGGCATGGTGACTGGGTGTGGAGCCTTGTTCCGCATGATACTACAGTTGCTAGCACATCAGGTTCAGACGTGTATGTTTGGGACACTAATAGTGGGACTCTGCTAACTGTTATTCATAGTGCTCATGTAGGTAACACTTATTCTTTGGCTCGAAGCCATACAGAGGATTTCATTTTTACAGGAGGAGAAGATGGGGCTATGCACATGTTTGAGATCACTGGTCCTAAACCTGAGGCTAATGTTTTTAAGGTTGCAACTTGGATGCCTCACTCAGGGCCTGTTTATTCCCTTGCATTTGAGTTTCCATGGCTTGTTTCAGCTTCTAGTGATGGGAGGCTGTCACTAGTTGATGTGAGAAAACTACTAAGGACCAACAGACGTTCTCTACGAAAGAATGTTTCAAGGGTTACCGATAAGGACCGTAACAATGTTGAACCACCTCAGAGGATGTTACATGGGTTTGGGCCCAATTTGTTTTCAGTAGATGTTGGTGCTGACCGTATTGTATGTGGAGGAGAGGAAGGTGTTGTTAGGATCTGGAACTTCTCAAAGGCGCTGGAAAGGGAGCGGACAGCTCGTGCCATGAGAGGAATACGGTTGGAGAACAGGATGAGGCGTCGTAGACTTCAAATAGAGATGAGCAGTAAGGGTGGTAGGACTGATCAATGCTCTGTTGCAGCCAAGAAGAACCCAATGCATGTAGACAAGAGTGGTGTCTGGCGCAATAAACATGGGATGAGTGGCAAGCTGAAAGCATAG
- the LOC7460093 gene encoding uncharacterized protein LOC7460093, which yields MAEDCSSSEETNTPTTSISQDTFTTETTTITTSAFNIPPETPSSSSSFSTHLAIQSLSSILTTVSPSLLSQDQDPAFYLLHNPDISSQVSSLLRLPDSGAGDNNLCRWFYDTFQSSEPQLQLVVLRFLPIIAGLYLSRVALKKPLAGFEAVLLAIYAHETTSRAGQAMTVNVPDLSHPSIYHESKNPAKDNNAADLNLAVISPSLEPHGTVRSTRRARIVGVALELYYSKMSLMPVGSKIDFCEFCKVWSGQDGDEYKDGELQDDQENVEFQDDQGNLGKESVIKEGRIALPWELLQPILRILGHCLLGPNKDKELIGSASAACRSLYSRSLHDINTQAILATRSLLRLSKMALDPKNNVDHTEIPMTDVISL from the coding sequence ATGGCAGAAGATTGCTCCTCCTCTGAAGAAACAAACACCCCTACCACCTCCATATCACAAGACACCTTCACCACAGAAACCACCACGATCACCACCTCAGCCTTCAACATCCCCCCTGAAACCCCATCATCAAGTTCCTCCTTCAGCACCCATTTAGCCATTCAATCCCTTTCTTCCATTCTAACCACAGTTTctccctctctcctctctcaagaTCAAGACCCTGCCTTCTACCTCCTTCACAACCCTGATATCTCCTCTCAAGTCTCATCACTCCTCCGTCTCCCCGACTCTGGTGCGGGCGACAACAACCTCTGTCGTTGGTTCTATGACACGTTCCAATCGTCAGAACCCCAACTACAGCTCGTAGTCTTACGTTTCCTTCCCATTATTGCTGGCCTTTATCTCTCTCGTGTTGCCCTAAAAAAACCCTTGGCTGGTTTTGAGGCAGTTTTGTTAGCCATTTATGCACACGAAACCACCTCACGTGCAGGCCAAGCTATGACTGTTAACGTGCCTGATTTGTCACATCCAAGTATATACCATGAATCAAAAAATCCTGCAAAGGATAATAATGCTGCAGATTTAAACCTAGCTGTGATATCTCCAAGTTTGGAGCCTCATGGGACTGTGAGATCAACAAGAAGGGCAAGAATTGTTGGGGTTGCATTAGAGTTATATTATAGTAAGATGTCTCTTATGCCTGTTGGTTCTAAGATTGATTTTTGTGAGTTTTGTAAGGTTTGGTCTGGTCAAGACGGTGATGAGTACAAAGATGGTGAGCTTCAAGACGATCAAGAAAATGTTGAGTTTCAAGATGATCAAGGAAATCTTGGGAAGGAAAGTGTCATTAAGGAAGGGAGGATTGCTTTGCCATGGGAACTTCTGCAACCTATTTTGAGGATATTAGGGCATTGCCTTTTGGGTCCTAACAAGGATAAAGAATTGATAGGTTCGGCTTCCGCAGCATGCAGAAGTTTGTATTCAAGGTCTTTGCACGATATCAATACACAGGCAATTTTGGCTACTAGGAGTCTTCTTAGGCTCAGTAAGATGGCCTTGGATCCAAAGAACAATGTTGATCATACTGAGATACCAATGACTGATGTTATCTCACTCTAA